In a genomic window of Staphylococcus taiwanensis:
- a CDS encoding energy-coupling factor transporter transmembrane protein EcfT — MFERWKKHYTFVDDVNIITKLLLGIALFFFIIFVHNFDYMIYITILMFIFLMAFNGTEFKITGTFILATVFFALLSSLFMILYGDGTHMLFKWGIIQISTESIVRGVHLSLRTITVSMFGILLALTSQIVMIFYSLMQHLKIKPKIAYAFMAAIRMVPLIFTSLIQLRRSLKMRYQMIDASNYRGLKRLKHLLIPILSQNIRRAHQLSVAMESKGFKDGPRTYYYKAPFSYKDIIFVICVIAILALAFYLAQTFPITGITDARVSGKVG, encoded by the coding sequence ATGTTTGAACGCTGGAAAAAACATTATACTTTTGTTGATGATGTAAATATTATTACTAAATTACTATTAGGTATAGCTTTATTCTTTTTCATTATATTTGTTCATAACTTTGATTATATGATTTATATCACAATTTTAATGTTCATTTTCTTAATGGCATTTAATGGTACGGAATTTAAAATTACTGGTACTTTTATTCTTGCGACTGTATTTTTCGCATTGCTATCTTCTCTATTTATGATTTTATATGGAGATGGTACGCACATGCTTTTCAAATGGGGAATCATTCAAATTAGTACCGAAAGTATTGTCCGCGGTGTCCATTTATCTCTTCGTACCATTACTGTGTCAATGTTTGGTATATTGCTAGCTTTGACATCACAAATTGTTATGATTTTTTATAGTTTGATGCAACATTTAAAGATTAAGCCTAAAATTGCATACGCGTTCATGGCTGCAATAAGAATGGTACCATTAATATTCACTTCATTAATTCAATTAAGACGCTCTCTAAAGATGCGTTACCAAATGATAGATGCTTCCAACTACAGAGGGTTGAAACGTTTGAAACACTTACTTATTCCTATTTTAAGTCAGAATATAAGACGTGCACATCAACTATCTGTTGCGATGGAATCGAAAGGATTTAAAGATGGTCCAAGAACGTATTATTATAAAGCACCATTTTCTTACAAAGATATTATCTTTGTCATTTGTGTTATAGCTATTTTGGCTTTAGCATTTTACCTTGCTCAAACTTTTCCAATAACCGGCATTACAGACGCTCGTGTTTCAGGAAAAGTGGGCTAA